From Toxorhynchites rutilus septentrionalis strain SRP chromosome 2, ASM2978413v1, whole genome shotgun sequence, a single genomic window includes:
- the LOC129770047 gene encoding cuticle protein CP14.6-like, which yields MKFVVAFAAVLALALAAPVDEKDAQVLKFVNDASADGGYAYQIETSNGIQAQETGEVKSFPEDVVAVVVKGSYSYTGPDGEVYTVNYIADENGFQPEAAHLPRA from the coding sequence ATGAAATTCGTCGTTGCATTCGCTGCCGTCCTTGCCTTGGCTTTGGCTGCCCCAGTCGACGAGAAGGATGCCCAGGTCCTAAAGTTTGTGAACGATGCTTCCGCCGACGGTGGATATGCCTACCAGATTGAGACCAGCAACGGTATCCAAGCCCAGGAAACTGGCGAAGTGAAGAGCTTCCCAGAGGATGTGGTTGCCGTCGTTGTCAAGGGATCCTACTCGTACACCGGCCCAGACGGTGAGGTCTACACCGTGAACTACATCGCCGATGAGAACGGTTTCCAGCCAGAGGCCGCCCATCTGCCAAGAGCCTAA
- the LOC129769158 gene encoding larval cuticle protein 65Ag1-like, protein MKFVLAFVALFAFAYAVPVPNKDAQTLRYDNDHGVGGYSYAVETSNGIQQQEQAELRNFGPETSAIVVRGSYSFTADDGQVYTVNYIADENGFQPEAAHLPRA, encoded by the coding sequence ATGAAATTCGTTCTTGCTTTCGTCGCGCTGTTCGCGTTCGCTTACGCCGTCCCAGTCCCAAACAAGGATGCCCAGACCCTGCGATACGACAACGACCATGGTGTCGGCGGATACAGCTATGCCGTTGAGACTAGCAACGGAATCCAGCAGCAGGAGCAGGCTGAGCTGAGAAACTTCGGACCGGAAACGTCCGCCATCGTTGTGCGTGGATCGTACTCCTTCACCGCCGATGACGGCCAGGTTTACACCGTGAACTACATTGCCGACGAGAACGGATTCCAGCCAGAGGCCGCTCATTTGCCAAGGGCTTAA